A single Planctomycetota bacterium DNA region contains:
- a CDS encoding ATP-binding protein produces the protein MVRLLIVGALVGLYGAASVYANVVQKAELVYTHFAYIPAVLAALWWGWRGVAVSVLLAGVSLSLHAAGLAVCVLWHDLARAGFLVAAGACAAALSERVAAGHEALRLSERHHKLLVEKSLTGILLYCYPDFRITFANQHLGELLHCRPAELVGRSVWELFLSEDLPRVRGLVAEREAKGFADLHYEARLVRADGSWLWADVLSSVAQEDSGRTVLMNVYDITDRKEAEAKRRELADLARRQEDQLVHSTRLAELGEMAAAVAHDLNQPLTGIRNFAKNALYMLEEGGGASDEVKDNLRLITEQVDRAARIINQMRGMTRKADRQLALVDLNAIIRESVEFLMPQLRLTGVETRLELDPELPRILGDRTRLEQVFLNLLTNARQAMEETATRRLTVRTACAAGGNRPVVLEVSDTGKGFSPEEAAKLFTPFYSTKKHGHGTGLGLTISERIVKDHGGVIAAEGERGRGARFTIRLPLPKPEEIREALGSDV, from the coding sequence ATGGTTCGCCTGCTGATCGTGGGTGCGTTGGTGGGCCTGTACGGCGCCGCCAGCGTGTATGCGAACGTCGTGCAGAAGGCGGAACTCGTCTACACCCACTTCGCCTACATCCCCGCGGTGCTGGCCGCGCTCTGGTGGGGGTGGCGGGGCGTGGCCGTGTCGGTGCTGCTGGCCGGCGTCAGCCTGTCGCTGCACGCGGCGGGGCTGGCTGTGTGCGTGTTGTGGCATGACCTGGCTCGGGCGGGGTTCCTCGTGGCGGCTGGGGCGTGCGCCGCGGCGCTCAGCGAGCGCGTGGCGGCCGGCCATGAAGCCTTGCGCCTCTCGGAGCGGCACCATAAGCTCCTCGTGGAGAAATCGCTCACGGGCATCCTCCTCTACTGCTACCCCGATTTCCGCATCACTTTCGCCAATCAGCACCTGGGGGAGCTGTTGCACTGCCGCCCGGCCGAGCTGGTGGGCCGCAGCGTGTGGGAGCTGTTCCTGTCGGAGGATCTGCCCCGTGTGCGCGGGCTGGTGGCCGAACGCGAGGCCAAAGGCTTCGCCGACCTGCACTACGAGGCCCGCCTCGTGCGGGCCGATGGCTCGTGGCTCTGGGCCGATGTGCTCAGCTCCGTGGCCCAAGAGGACTCGGGACGCACGGTGCTGATGAACGTGTATGACATCACGGACCGCAAGGAGGCTGAGGCCAAGCGCCGCGAGCTGGCCGACCTCGCCCGGCGCCAGGAGGACCAGCTCGTGCACTCGACCCGGCTCGCCGAGCTGGGCGAGATGGCGGCCGCGGTGGCCCACGACCTCAACCAGCCGCTCACCGGCATCCGCAACTTCGCCAAGAACGCCCTCTACATGCTGGAGGAGGGGGGCGGCGCCTCCGACGAGGTCAAGGACAACCTGCGCCTGATCACCGAACAGGTGGATCGGGCGGCCCGCATCATCAACCAGATGCGCGGCATGACGCGCAAGGCCGACCGCCAACTCGCCCTGGTGGACCTCAATGCCATCATCCGCGAGAGCGTGGAGTTCCTGATGCCCCAACTGCGGCTGACCGGGGTCGAGACCCGCCTCGAACTGGACCCCGAGCTTCCGCGGATTCTGGGCGACCGGACCCGCCTCGAGCAGGTCTTCCTGAACCTCCTGACTAACGCCCGGCAGGCGATGGAGGAGACGGCGACGCGGCGTCTGACCGTGCGCACGGCGTGCGCCGCCGGCGGCAACCGCCCCGTGGTGCTCGAGGTGAGCGACACGGGGAAGGGCTTCTCGCCCGAGGAGGCGGCGAAGCTCTTCACCCCCTTCTACAGCACCAAGAAGCACGGCCACGGCACGGGCCTGGGCCTCACGATCTCCGAGCGGATCGTCAAGGACCACGGCGGCGTGATCGCCGCCGAGGGCGAACGCGGCCGCGGCGCGCGGTTCACCATCCGGCTGCCCCTGCCCAAGCCGGAGGAAATCCGGGAGGCCCTGGGAAGCGATGTCTAG
- a CDS encoding sigma-54 dependent transcriptional regulator produces MSSPAQQPSGMIVVIDDDEAARLSITQMLRLRRYRVQAFSSAEAALAWPGLPEADVVVTDVKMPGLDGEEFLAEVMRRGFAPPVIMVTGHGDVSMAVRCLKGGAYDFVEKPFEADVLLACVARAMEKMALRREAAELRRRLKMLSAEEDGRFGMVGRSRPMLDLYEQIEVVARSSAPVLIAGETGAGKELVARAIHAEGPRARGPFVPVNAGALPETTLESELFGHAKGAFTGAETERAGKLVSASGGTLLLDEIESISVRAQVQLLRVLEDGLVQPLGDDRPRKVDVRLLATTKADLQQEVRNGRMREDFYHRIAVLTIVVPPVRERREDIPLLASFFLKQAADRNGVAVPKLTEAALGAMLRHNWPGNVRELKNAIERMVITAQAGVAGEFTLDEAFSSGRLLSLPATGGLLREEMERTERSVIEATLREQKGEVGATAAALGISRRALYERMRKYELNKEGFRES; encoded by the coding sequence ATGTCTAGCCCCGCCCAACAGCCATCGGGCATGATCGTGGTGATTGACGACGACGAGGCCGCGCGCCTGTCCATCACCCAGATGCTGCGCCTGCGGCGGTACCGCGTGCAGGCCTTCTCGTCGGCCGAGGCGGCGCTGGCCTGGCCCGGGCTGCCCGAGGCCGATGTGGTGGTCACCGACGTGAAGATGCCGGGCCTCGACGGCGAGGAGTTCCTGGCCGAGGTGATGCGGCGCGGCTTCGCGCCGCCGGTGATCATGGTCACCGGCCACGGCGACGTGTCCATGGCCGTCCGCTGCCTGAAGGGCGGGGCCTACGACTTCGTCGAGAAGCCGTTCGAGGCCGATGTGTTGCTGGCCTGCGTGGCGCGCGCGATGGAGAAGATGGCCCTCCGGCGCGAGGCCGCGGAACTGCGCCGGCGCCTGAAGATGCTCTCCGCGGAGGAGGACGGCCGGTTCGGCATGGTCGGCCGCAGCCGCCCGATGCTCGACCTCTACGAGCAGATCGAGGTCGTCGCCCGCTCGAGCGCCCCTGTGCTCATTGCCGGCGAAACGGGGGCCGGCAAGGAACTGGTCGCGCGGGCCATCCACGCCGAGGGCCCCCGAGCCAGGGGGCCGTTCGTGCCCGTCAACGCGGGGGCATTGCCCGAGACCACGCTCGAGAGCGAGCTCTTCGGGCACGCCAAGGGCGCCTTCACGGGCGCTGAGACGGAGCGCGCGGGCAAGCTGGTCTCCGCCTCGGGGGGCACCCTGCTGCTCGACGAGATCGAAAGCATCTCGGTGCGGGCCCAGGTGCAGCTCCTGCGCGTGCTCGAGGATGGGCTGGTGCAACCCCTCGGCGACGACAGGCCGCGCAAGGTGGACGTGCGCCTCCTCGCCACCACCAAGGCCGACCTCCAGCAGGAGGTGCGGAACGGCCGCATGCGCGAGGATTTCTACCATCGCATCGCCGTTCTCACCATCGTTGTGCCGCCCGTGCGCGAGCGGCGCGAGGATATCCCGCTCCTCGCCTCCTTTTTCCTCAAGCAGGCGGCCGACCGCAACGGCGTGGCCGTGCCCAAGCTCACCGAGGCGGCCCTGGGCGCCATGCTGCGCCACAACTGGCCGGGCAACGTGCGAGAGCTCAAGAACGCCATTGAGCGGATGGTCATCACCGCACAGGCGGGCGTAGCGGGCGAATTCACCCTCGATGAGGCTTTCTCCTCGGGGCGCCTGCTTTCGCTGCCGGCCACCGGCGGGCTGCTGCGCGAGGAGATGGAGCGGACCGAGCGCTCCGTCATCGAGGCCACACTCCGCGAGCAGAAGGGGGAGGTCGGCGCCACCGCGGCGGCACTCGGCATCTCGCGCCGCGCCCTCTACGAGCGCATGCGCAAGTACGAACTGAACAAGGAAGGTTTTCGCGAGAGCTGA
- a CDS encoding (Fe-S)-binding protein, with protein sequence MYRIIAGDYERVGAASSELKGMLKRAGAEPTAVRRAMIAAYEAEANVAIHSHGGEMRVTLDEGVLDVEVVDAGPGIPDIEAAMREGYSTAPAAARELGFGAGMGLPNIKRNSDRFELESAPGSGTRLSFRIYLAPQAAGCRAPVWLRVAASRCTGCLRCLRACPTEALRVRGGRPQVLEHLCFGCGACLAACPAGALTLEGVEETLDRVAGTTLIVPAALLSQFGARFGPGRVLATLAALGVAEVWVQEHWEQALREAVAAVAREEGRPWPVLSPVCPAVVSLVEMRFPSLIRHLAPFASPVEAAVSEAAGRDAAVAVGCPAQCSVLAASRGRLRGIVASSLLVQAVRRQAAEGGRGDASPRVPRPEAVGERGEDVLRVTGARRVIAALEEAENGLLADVPVLELLACEEGCFGSPLLRGEPAVARWRWAGASGAARPAARAIRRERAFAARRGLRLDEDMARAIAKLAEMDRLLRELPGRDCGLCGAPTCRALAEDIVLGRADAAACLQRRLDKEDKR encoded by the coding sequence ATGTACCGCATCATTGCCGGTGACTACGAACGCGTTGGGGCCGCCTCGAGCGAGCTCAAGGGCATGCTCAAGAGGGCGGGCGCGGAGCCGACCGCCGTGCGCCGCGCGATGATCGCCGCCTACGAGGCCGAGGCGAACGTGGCCATCCACTCCCACGGCGGCGAGATGCGCGTCACGCTCGACGAGGGGGTGCTGGATGTGGAGGTCGTGGACGCCGGCCCGGGCATCCCCGACATCGAGGCGGCGATGAGGGAAGGCTACTCGACCGCTCCCGCGGCCGCGCGGGAACTGGGCTTCGGCGCCGGCATGGGCCTGCCCAATATCAAACGCAACAGCGACCGCTTCGAGCTCGAGTCGGCGCCGGGCAGCGGCACGCGCCTGAGCTTCCGCATCTACCTGGCGCCCCAGGCGGCGGGGTGCCGCGCGCCCGTGTGGCTGCGCGTGGCGGCCTCGCGGTGCACCGGCTGCTTGCGTTGCCTGCGCGCCTGCCCCACGGAGGCGCTCCGCGTGCGCGGCGGCCGTCCTCAGGTTCTCGAGCACCTCTGTTTCGGGTGCGGCGCGTGCCTTGCGGCCTGCCCGGCCGGCGCGCTGACGCTGGAGGGGGTGGAGGAGACCCTGGACCGAGTCGCCGGCACAACGCTCATCGTGCCCGCGGCATTGCTTTCGCAGTTCGGCGCGCGCTTCGGCCCGGGCCGGGTCCTGGCTACGCTGGCCGCGCTGGGTGTGGCCGAGGTCTGGGTGCAGGAGCACTGGGAGCAGGCTCTGCGCGAGGCTGTGGCGGCAGTTGCGCGCGAAGAGGGCCGGCCCTGGCCCGTGCTGTCGCCTGTGTGTCCGGCAGTCGTGAGCCTGGTGGAGATGCGGTTTCCGTCGTTGATCCGTCACCTTGCCCCCTTCGCCTCCCCCGTGGAGGCCGCCGTAAGCGAGGCGGCGGGCCGGGACGCTGCTGTTGCGGTGGGCTGCCCCGCGCAATGCAGCGTGCTTGCCGCCTCGCGCGGGCGGCTCCGCGGAATCGTGGCATCCAGCTTGCTGGTGCAGGCGGTTCGGCGGCAGGCCGCCGAAGGGGGCAGGGGTGACGCCTCGCCGCGCGTCCCGCGGCCCGAGGCGGTGGGCGAGCGCGGGGAGGACGTTCTTCGCGTCACGGGCGCCCGGCGCGTGATCGCGGCCCTGGAGGAAGCGGAGAACGGCCTGTTGGCCGACGTGCCGGTGCTGGAGCTCCTCGCCTGCGAGGAGGGGTGTTTCGGCTCGCCGCTGTTGCGGGGCGAGCCCGCCGTGGCCCGCTGGCGCTGGGCCGGCGCCAGCGGCGCGGCGCGCCCGGCCGCGCGAGCCATCCGCCGCGAGAGGGCCTTCGCGGCGCGGCGGGGCCTGCGCCTCGATGAGGACATGGCCCGCGCGATCGCCAAGCTGGCCGAGATGGACCGGCTGCTCCGCGAACTGCCGGGCAGGGATTGCGGGCTGTGCGGCGCCCCCACCTGCCGGGCGCTGGCCGAGGATATCGTGCTGGGGCGCGCCGACGCGGCCGCGTGCCTGCAACGCCGCCTGGACAAGGAGGACAAGCGGTGA
- a CDS encoding serine kinase: protein MKLTEIIERLGLQNLTPEIPLDGREAKGGHVSDLLSDVLANAPRQGVLVTIQVHMNVLAVAVHAGLSAVVFAAGRLPEAPVLAKAVEEQMPLFASRASAFDLVGELHALGLRGRHA from the coding sequence GTGAAGCTGACCGAGATCATCGAGCGCCTGGGCCTTCAGAACCTGACGCCCGAGATCCCGCTCGACGGGCGCGAGGCCAAGGGCGGCCACGTGTCGGACCTCCTGAGCGACGTGCTGGCCAATGCCCCTCGCCAAGGGGTGCTGGTGACGATCCAGGTGCACATGAACGTGCTCGCGGTGGCCGTCCACGCGGGGCTGTCGGCGGTGGTGTTCGCCGCCGGCCGCCTGCCCGAGGCGCCGGTGCTGGCCAAGGCCGTGGAGGAGCAGATGCCGCTGTTCGCCTCGCGGGCGTCCGCCTTCGACCTCGTGGGGGAATTGCACGCCCTCGGGCTCCGGGGACGCCATGCGTGA
- a CDS encoding PHP domain-containing protein, producing MRRFAADLHVHTAHSPCAADEMTPPAIVARALELGLAMIAICDHNSAENAAAVQEAAGGRLAVLAGIEITTREEIHVLGLFADAAAAGVVGAKVRAALPPRARADRQLLSTGCGLDLAQTVALVHGHGGLAVASHVDRPSYGVIAQLGFFPPDAAFDAVEISAAGARRIADSGRPITDWRTKAAIPVELPVVCGSDAHSLDELGAGRTWVEAEDATFEELRLALCAREGRRCGCA from the coding sequence GTGAGGCGCTTTGCGGCCGACTTGCACGTGCACACGGCGCACTCGCCCTGTGCCGCCGACGAGATGACCCCGCCCGCCATTGTGGCTCGGGCGCTTGAGTTGGGGCTGGCGATGATCGCCATCTGCGACCACAACAGCGCGGAGAATGCGGCAGCCGTGCAGGAGGCCGCGGGCGGCCGCCTGGCCGTGCTGGCCGGCATCGAGATCACCACCCGCGAGGAGATCCACGTGCTCGGCCTTTTCGCCGATGCGGCGGCCGCCGGCGTGGTGGGCGCGAAAGTCCGCGCCGCGCTCCCCCCGCGCGCACGGGCCGATCGCCAGCTGCTCTCGACGGGCTGCGGGCTCGATCTCGCCCAGACCGTCGCGCTCGTGCACGGGCACGGGGGGCTGGCCGTGGCATCGCACGTGGACCGGCCCTCCTACGGCGTCATCGCCCAGTTGGGCTTCTTCCCGCCCGACGCCGCGTTCGACGCGGTAGAAATCTCGGCCGCCGGCGCCAGGAGAATCGCTGACTCCGGGCGGCCCATTACGGATTGGCGGACTAAGGCCGCCATCCCCGTGGAACTGCCCGTGGTGTGCGGCTCCGACGCCCACTCGCTCGACGAGTTGGGCGCGGGACGTACGTGGGTGGAGGCCGAGGACGCTACGTTCGAGGAACTGAGGCTGGCCCTGTGCGCGCGGGAGGGCCGGAGGTGTGGCTGTGCGTGA
- a CDS encoding ATP-binding protein: MRDLSLHLLDLMENSIRAEATVISVTIEQDLARDKLRIVVEDNGPGLSVPPEQATDPFYTTKAGKRTGLGLSLFQGAVERAGGRMTLSRSPLGGLAVAACMQLGHVDRSPMGDLAATLSSVVCTNPDVDVWCRLIVRGPGQDDGRECVVRSSEVEKELPFGERCGLAVARRLAEKVREGLAAVEILA, from the coding sequence GTGCGTGACCTTTCGCTGCACCTGCTGGACCTGATGGAGAACTCGATCCGCGCCGAGGCCACGGTGATCTCGGTGACGATCGAGCAGGACCTCGCGCGGGACAAGCTGCGGATCGTGGTGGAGGACAATGGCCCCGGCCTGTCGGTGCCGCCGGAGCAGGCGACCGACCCCTTCTACACGACCAAGGCCGGGAAGCGCACGGGCCTGGGGCTGAGCCTGTTCCAGGGCGCGGTGGAGCGTGCCGGCGGGCGCATGACCCTGAGCCGTTCGCCCCTGGGCGGCCTGGCCGTGGCGGCCTGCATGCAGCTCGGGCACGTGGACCGCAGCCCGATGGGCGACCTGGCCGCCACCCTGTCGTCGGTCGTGTGCACGAATCCGGACGTGGATGTCTGGTGCCGGCTCATCGTCCGGGGGCCCGGGCAGGACGATGGCCGCGAGTGCGTGGTGCGCTCCTCGGAGGTGGAGAAGGAGCTTCCTTTCGGCGAGCGGTGCGGGCTGGCCGTGGCCCGGCGGCTCGCCGAGAAGGTGCGCGAGGGGCTGGCCGCCGTGGAGATCCTGGCGTGA
- a CDS encoding NAD(P)H-dependent oxidoreductase subunit E: MSDGKASGAVEEQVTEQSLYTQLDEVLEKYRETSGALIPVLQSAQDLFGYLPEQALKRISLRMGKSYSEVAGVVGFYSFFSTAPRGRHLVRVCLGTACYVRGAKQVLEAIKDHLRIDVGETTGDRTFSLSVARCFGACGLAPAMMIDSEVHQRVKANKVKDILDQVRLQDVTAKKGD, translated from the coding sequence ATGTCAGACGGAAAGGCGAGCGGCGCCGTCGAGGAGCAGGTGACAGAGCAGTCGCTCTACACCCAACTCGACGAGGTGCTGGAGAAGTACCGCGAGACGAGCGGCGCGCTGATCCCCGTGCTGCAATCGGCTCAGGACCTCTTCGGCTACCTGCCCGAGCAGGCGCTCAAGCGGATCAGCCTGCGCATGGGCAAGTCGTACAGCGAGGTGGCAGGGGTCGTGGGGTTCTACTCGTTCTTCTCCACCGCGCCGCGCGGGCGGCACCTGGTGCGCGTGTGCCTGGGCACCGCCTGCTACGTGCGCGGCGCCAAGCAGGTGCTGGAGGCGATCAAGGACCACCTGCGCATTGACGTGGGCGAGACGACCGGCGACCGCACGTTCTCACTGAGTGTGGCGCGGTGCTTCGGTGCCTGCGGCCTGGCCCCGGCCATGATGATTGACAGCGAGGTGCACCAGCGCGTGAAGGCCAACAAGGTCAAGGACATCCTCGACCAGGTGCGTCTCCAGGACGTGACCGCGAAGAAGGGAGACTGA
- a CDS encoding (2Fe-2S) ferredoxin domain-containing protein produces MEKKITSPADLKAIRDKARAAVELRTSQGDTHVVVHMGTCGIAAGARDVLGQVVSELSEAKAAHVTVKQTGCLGLCDQEPMMTITDKAGKEFRYGKLDRHKVHEIIQEHVLGGRPVIEHIITY; encoded by the coding sequence GTGGAGAAGAAGATCACGAGCCCGGCCGACCTGAAGGCCATCCGCGACAAGGCGCGGGCGGCCGTGGAACTGCGTACGAGCCAAGGCGACACCCACGTGGTGGTGCACATGGGCACCTGCGGCATCGCCGCGGGCGCGCGCGACGTGCTCGGGCAGGTCGTGAGCGAACTGAGCGAGGCCAAGGCGGCCCACGTGACGGTGAAGCAGACCGGCTGCCTGGGCCTCTGCGACCAGGAGCCCATGATGACCATCACCGACAAGGCGGGCAAGGAGTTCCGCTACGGCAAGCTCGACCGGCACAAGGTCCACGAGATCATCCAGGAACACGTCCTCGGCGGCCGGCCGGTCATCGAGCACATCATCACCTACTGA
- a CDS encoding NADH-ubiquinone oxidoreductase-F iron-sulfur binding region domain-containing protein, translating to MDTTRCHVLVCTGAGCVASGANEVRDAFCAEVERRGLDKEVKIVETGCLGPCAVGPVAVIYPDGVFYQGLEAGDAPEIVEEHLLKGRVVDRLVHKEPAKEEPIRAIGDIPFFGKQVKIVLRNCGVIDPLNIEEYIARDGYQALAKVLTSMTPDEVIVQMKQSGLRGRGGAGFPTWLKWSLCRKAEGDVKYILCNGDEGDPGAFMDRSVLEGDPHSVIEGMAIAAYAIGASQGYAYIRAEYPLAVERFEHALRQAREYGLLGENILGTKFCFDLEVRKGSGAFVCGEETALMTSIEGKRGEPRPRPPFPANKGLWGKPSVLNNVETFANVPAILLKGPEWYASFGTKLSKGTKVFALAGAVNNTGLVEVPIGTPLGEIIYDIGGGIPGGKAFKAAQIGGPSGGCIPRQHLNVPVDYESLTELGAIMGSGGLIVMDEDSCMVDVARFFLDFVQEESCGKCAPCRVGTKRMLEILERICNGKGVEGDVERLMDLGKKIKDTALCGLGQTAPNPVLSTIRYFRDEYDAHIREKHCPAGVCPGLVRAPCQNACPARVDVPGFVSLIGEKRYAEALRLHRERNPFASVCARVCFHTCEDKCRRATLDEPLSIRFLKRFMVEQEITVQLPEMRENEANAKRKIAIIGAGPAGLSCAYFLARLGYRPRIFEAEPRPGGMLVQAIPAYRLPREELAREVRMIERMGVEIETGVRLGKDITLAGLRSEGYEAVFLGIGAPNGVRLGIPGEEANGVVDAIRWLREYNIRGSAPVGRNVAIIGGGNAAVDAARTAIRLGARTVTILYRRTRAEMPAYMEEVEGAEQEGVRLECLTAPVEIVSEGGQVVGVRCRSMTLGAFDRSGRRSPTARGDGTYLVKADQVIAAIGQSLDPSEIINGTPLKLNELGFIEANAVSGRTSVEWLFAGGDAVTGPSSVVNAIAAGEKAAVAMDAFLSGEAHPFWRKDKQVDTYFDPDADPVEYPRARIRRIPVDKRRSNFREVERPWPENIAVREARRCLRCDFRRE from the coding sequence ATGGATACCACACGATGTCACGTGCTGGTCTGCACGGGCGCCGGGTGCGTCGCCTCGGGAGCCAACGAGGTGCGCGACGCCTTCTGCGCCGAAGTCGAACGGCGGGGCCTCGACAAGGAGGTCAAGATCGTCGAGACCGGCTGCCTCGGCCCCTGCGCCGTGGGCCCGGTCGCCGTCATCTACCCCGACGGCGTCTTCTACCAGGGCCTCGAGGCGGGCGACGCGCCCGAGATCGTCGAGGAACACCTGCTCAAGGGGCGCGTGGTGGACCGCCTGGTCCACAAGGAGCCGGCCAAGGAGGAGCCGATCCGCGCGATCGGCGACATCCCCTTCTTCGGCAAGCAGGTCAAGATCGTGCTGCGCAATTGCGGCGTGATTGACCCGCTGAACATCGAAGAGTACATCGCCCGCGACGGCTACCAGGCCCTGGCCAAGGTGCTCACCAGCATGACGCCCGACGAGGTGATCGTGCAGATGAAGCAGTCGGGCCTCCGCGGCCGCGGCGGCGCCGGCTTCCCCACCTGGCTCAAGTGGAGCCTCTGCCGCAAAGCCGAGGGCGACGTCAAGTACATCCTCTGCAACGGCGACGAGGGCGACCCGGGCGCGTTCATGGACCGCAGCGTGCTCGAGGGCGACCCGCACAGCGTGATCGAGGGCATGGCCATTGCGGCCTACGCCATCGGCGCCTCGCAGGGCTACGCCTACATCCGCGCCGAGTACCCGCTCGCCGTCGAGCGCTTCGAGCACGCGCTCCGGCAGGCGCGCGAGTACGGCCTGCTGGGCGAGAACATCCTGGGCACGAAGTTCTGCTTCGACCTCGAGGTGCGCAAGGGCTCGGGCGCCTTCGTGTGCGGCGAGGAAACCGCGCTGATGACCTCCATCGAGGGCAAGCGCGGCGAGCCGCGGCCCCGCCCGCCTTTCCCCGCCAACAAGGGCCTCTGGGGCAAGCCCAGCGTGCTCAACAACGTCGAGACCTTCGCCAACGTGCCCGCCATCCTCCTCAAGGGCCCCGAGTGGTACGCCTCGTTCGGCACCAAGCTCTCCAAGGGCACCAAGGTGTTCGCCCTGGCCGGCGCCGTGAACAACACGGGCCTCGTCGAGGTGCCGATCGGCACGCCCCTGGGCGAGATCATCTACGACATCGGCGGCGGCATCCCGGGCGGCAAGGCCTTCAAGGCCGCGCAGATCGGCGGCCCCTCGGGCGGCTGCATCCCGCGCCAGCACCTCAACGTGCCGGTGGACTACGAGAGCCTGACCGAGCTGGGCGCCATCATGGGCTCGGGCGGCCTGATCGTGATGGACGAGGATAGCTGCATGGTGGACGTGGCGCGGTTCTTCCTGGACTTCGTGCAGGAGGAGTCGTGCGGCAAGTGCGCGCCCTGCCGCGTGGGAACCAAGCGCATGCTCGAGATCCTCGAGCGCATCTGCAACGGCAAGGGCGTCGAGGGCGATGTCGAGCGGCTGATGGACCTGGGCAAGAAGATCAAGGACACGGCGCTGTGCGGCCTGGGCCAGACGGCGCCCAACCCCGTGCTCTCCACCATCCGCTACTTCCGCGACGAGTACGACGCGCACATCCGCGAGAAGCACTGCCCGGCGGGCGTGTGCCCCGGCCTCGTGCGCGCCCCCTGCCAGAACGCCTGCCCGGCGCGGGTGGACGTGCCCGGCTTCGTGTCGCTGATCGGCGAAAAGCGCTACGCCGAGGCCCTGCGGCTGCACCGCGAGCGCAACCCGTTCGCCAGCGTGTGTGCGCGCGTGTGCTTCCACACGTGCGAGGACAAGTGCCGCCGCGCCACCCTCGACGAGCCGCTCTCGATCCGCTTCCTCAAGCGCTTCATGGTCGAGCAGGAAATCACCGTCCAGCTCCCCGAGATGCGCGAGAACGAGGCCAACGCCAAGCGCAAAATCGCGATCATCGGGGCCGGCCCCGCCGGCCTGTCGTGCGCCTACTTCCTGGCCCGCCTGGGCTACCGCCCGCGCATCTTCGAGGCCGAGCCTCGCCCGGGCGGCATGCTCGTGCAGGCCATTCCCGCTTACCGCCTGCCCCGCGAAGAGCTGGCCCGCGAGGTGCGCATGATCGAGCGCATGGGCGTGGAGATCGAGACCGGCGTACGCCTGGGCAAGGACATCACGCTGGCCGGCCTCCGCAGCGAGGGCTACGAGGCCGTGTTCCTCGGCATCGGCGCCCCGAACGGCGTGCGCCTGGGCATCCCGGGCGAAGAGGCGAACGGGGTGGTGGACGCGATCCGCTGGCTGCGCGAGTACAACATCCGCGGCTCGGCGCCCGTGGGGCGCAACGTGGCGATCATCGGCGGCGGCAACGCCGCCGTGGATGCGGCCCGCACGGCCATCCGCCTGGGCGCCCGCACCGTCACCATTCTCTACCGCCGCACGCGGGCCGAAATGCCGGCCTACATGGAGGAGGTTGAGGGCGCCGAGCAGGAGGGCGTGCGCCTCGAGTGCCTCACCGCCCCCGTGGAGATCGTGAGCGAGGGCGGCCAGGTGGTCGGCGTCAGGTGCCGCTCGATGACCCTGGGCGCGTTCGACCGCTCCGGGCGCCGCTCGCCCACCGCCAGGGGCGACGGGACCTACCTCGTGAAGGCCGACCAGGTGATCGCCGCCATCGGCCAGTCGCTCGACCCCAGCGAGATCATCAACGGCACGCCGCTGAAGCTCAACGAGCTGGGCTTCATCGAGGCCAACGCCGTGAGCGGCCGGACGTCGGTGGAATGGCTCTTCGCCGGCGGCGACGCCGTCACAGGCCCCAGCTCCGTGGTGAACGCCATCGCGGCCGGCGAGAAGGCGGCCGTGGCGATGGATGCCTTCCTCAGCGGCGAGGCGCATCCCTTCTGGCGCAAGGACAAGCAGGTGGACACGTACTTCGACCCCGACGCCGACCCCGTGGAGTACCCGCGGGCCCGCATCCGCCGCATCCCGGTGGACAAGCGCCGCAGCAACTTCCGCGAGGTCGAGCGCCCCTGGCCCGAGAACATCGCCGTCCGCGAGGCACGTCGCTGCCTGCGGTGCGACTTCCGCCGCGAATGA